A genome region from Streptomyces antimycoticus includes the following:
- a CDS encoding helicase-related protein, giving the protein MTTAAQSVSTYAVGSLVHVRGREWVVLPDSTPELLVLRPLGGADVDIAGVLPGLETVVPATFAPPTPSDLGDQHTAGLLRTALRIGFRAGAGPFRSLASIAVDPRPYQLVPLMMALRQDTVRLLIADDVGIGKTVESGLIAAELLAQGDARGLVVLCSPALAEQWRAELHGKFGIDARLVLPATIGRLERETPYGQSVFRPDGTYVVSTDFIKSPRHREDFLRNCPDLVIVDEAHTCVADSTARASARTSQQRYGLLRALADDSARHLLLVTATPHSGKEEPFRRLLGLLDPRLATVSFDTRAGRELLAQFFVQRRRADIREDFQDGAHFPSTRDSAEVSYALHRDYRRLLGEVLAYARETVRSADGALQQRQRWWSTLALLRTLSSSPAAAVRSLHTRAGVQEADTPDEVDRTGELTVSDPADSDTTQSADEVPGTLLPTSAAADGDAIDEEERARLVAMAEAAMKLAGPTRDTKLKKLVATVTDLLDAGYRPIVFCRYIATSDYVADHLEKTFNKRGVEHPVAVASVTGELSPDMRRTRIAELTGPDENGDPAPERRVLVATDCLSEGVNLQESFDAVVHYDLAWNPTRHEQREGRVDRFGQRTDTVKALTLYGADNPVDDIVLKVLLRKHERIRRATGISVPVPQQAESAMQAVFEELILRGETPAFEQESLFEREQAQAFEQLEIAWESSAEREKASRSRYAQNTIKKEEVAAEVAEIRAALGTGEEVREFTRRALDALRGMPADRKQGGFTAHADALPQGLRDAVTAALGPRHPRPVVFHDAPSAPRGEVALTRTDPVVAATARFVLDAALDDKFPAWQRPARRCGVVRTAAVARPTTMLLVRHRFRLNLPTRDGTVRTQLAEDARVVAFHGRPEAPHWLAEEEALALLQARAKGNSDPGFATDHITEILAALDTGLMSELRTRSAAAAKDLEAAHHRVRTASKARLAGLKVTPQGDPDVLGVFLYRPAATIQLGADA; this is encoded by the coding sequence ATGACCACCGCCGCCCAGTCGGTCTCCACGTACGCCGTTGGCTCCCTCGTCCACGTCCGGGGCCGCGAGTGGGTAGTGCTGCCCGACTCCACCCCGGAGCTGCTCGTACTGCGCCCGCTGGGCGGGGCCGATGTCGACATCGCGGGTGTACTGCCCGGCCTGGAGACCGTGGTGCCCGCCACGTTCGCCCCGCCCACCCCCTCCGACCTCGGCGACCAGCACACCGCGGGGCTGCTGCGCACCGCCCTGCGCATCGGCTTCCGGGCCGGGGCAGGGCCCTTCCGGTCGCTGGCGTCGATCGCCGTGGACCCGCGCCCGTACCAGCTGGTGCCGCTCATGATGGCGTTGCGCCAGGACACAGTGCGCCTGCTGATTGCGGACGACGTGGGCATCGGCAAGACCGTGGAATCCGGCCTGATCGCCGCCGAGCTGCTCGCCCAGGGCGATGCCCGCGGCCTTGTGGTGCTCTGTTCTCCCGCACTAGCCGAGCAGTGGCGGGCTGAGCTCCACGGCAAGTTCGGTATCGACGCCCGCCTTGTGCTCCCCGCCACCATCGGCCGCCTGGAGCGCGAGACGCCGTACGGGCAATCGGTGTTCCGCCCGGACGGCACGTACGTCGTGTCCACGGACTTCATCAAGTCGCCCCGGCACCGCGAGGACTTCCTGCGCAACTGCCCCGACCTGGTGATCGTCGACGAGGCGCACACCTGCGTCGCGGACTCGACGGCCCGCGCCTCGGCCCGCACCTCGCAGCAGAGGTACGGGCTGCTGCGCGCTCTCGCCGACGACAGCGCCCGGCACCTGCTCCTGGTCACGGCTACTCCGCACAGCGGCAAGGAAGAACCCTTCCGTCGGCTGCTCGGGCTGCTCGACCCGCGCCTGGCCACGGTCAGCTTCGACACCCGTGCGGGCCGTGAACTGCTCGCCCAGTTCTTTGTGCAGCGCCGCCGGGCCGACATCCGCGAGGACTTCCAGGACGGCGCGCATTTCCCGTCCACCCGGGACTCCGCCGAGGTCTCCTACGCCCTGCACCGCGACTACCGCAGGCTGCTCGGCGAGGTCCTGGCGTACGCCCGGGAAACCGTACGCTCCGCCGACGGGGCGCTCCAGCAGCGCCAGCGCTGGTGGTCGACGCTGGCCCTGCTGCGCACCCTGTCCTCCTCGCCCGCGGCCGCCGTGCGCTCGCTGCACACCCGGGCGGGCGTCCAGGAGGCGGACACGCCCGACGAGGTCGACCGTACCGGCGAGTTGACCGTGTCCGACCCGGCCGACAGCGACACGACGCAGTCCGCGGACGAGGTCCCCGGCACCCTGCTACCGACCTCAGCCGCTGCCGACGGCGACGCGATAGACGAGGAGGAGCGGGCCCGCTTGGTGGCCATGGCGGAGGCCGCGATGAAGCTCGCAGGACCCACCCGTGACACCAAGCTGAAGAAGCTGGTCGCGACGGTCACCGACCTCTTGGACGCCGGCTACCGGCCGATCGTCTTCTGCCGCTACATCGCGACCTCCGACTATGTGGCCGACCACCTGGAGAAGACGTTCAACAAGAGGGGGGTGGAGCATCCGGTGGCAGTCGCCTCAGTCACCGGCGAGCTCTCTCCCGACATGCGTCGCACCCGCATCGCCGAGCTGACCGGCCCCGACGAGAACGGCGATCCGGCGCCCGAGCGTCGTGTCTTGGTGGCCACCGACTGTTTGTCCGAGGGCGTCAACCTCCAGGAGTCCTTCGACGCCGTCGTCCACTACGACCTGGCGTGGAACCCGACCCGGCACGAGCAGCGCGAGGGCCGGGTGGACCGCTTCGGGCAGCGCACCGACACCGTCAAGGCGCTCACCCTGTACGGGGCGGACAATCCCGTCGACGACATCGTCCTGAAGGTGTTGCTGCGCAAGCACGAGCGCATCCGCCGGGCCACCGGAATCTCCGTCCCCGTGCCACAGCAGGCCGAAAGCGCCATGCAGGCGGTCTTCGAGGAACTGATCCTGCGCGGCGAGACCCCCGCCTTCGAGCAGGAAAGCCTCTTCGAGCGGGAACAGGCGCAGGCTTTCGAGCAGTTGGAGATCGCCTGGGAGTCCTCCGCCGAGCGTGAGAAGGCCTCCCGCTCCCGCTACGCCCAGAACACCATCAAGAAGGAGGAGGTCGCCGCCGAGGTCGCCGAAATCCGTGCCGCGCTGGGCACCGGCGAGGAGGTCAGGGAGTTCACCCGCCGCGCCCTCGATGCCCTGCGCGGCATGCCCGCCGACCGCAAGCAGGGCGGCTTCACCGCGCACGCCGACGCCCTGCCGCAGGGGCTGCGGGACGCCGTCACCGCTGCGCTCGGCCCCCGCCATCCGCGCCCGGTCGTCTTCCACGACGCGCCGAGCGCCCCGCGCGGCGAGGTGGCCCTCACCCGCACCGACCCGGTGGTGGCCGCCACCGCACGCTTCGTCCTGGACGCCGCCCTGGACGACAAGTTCCCGGCCTGGCAGCGCCCGGCCCGCCGCTGTGGCGTGGTCCGTACGGCCGCCGTCGCGCGGCCCACCACCATGCTGCTCGTCCGCCACCGCTTCCGGCTGAACCTGCCGACCCGTGACGGCACAGTACGCACCCAGCTCGCCGAGGACGCCCGGGTGGTCGCATTCCACGGGAGGCCCGAGGCGCCCCATTGGCTGGCGGAGGAGGAGGCCCTGGCCCTCCTTCAGGCCCGCGCCAAGGGCAACTCCGATCCCGGGTTCGCCACCGACCACATCACGGAGATTCTCGCCGCCCTCGACACCGGCCTGATGAGCGAACTGCGCACCCGGTCCGCCGCCGCGGCGAAGGATCTGGAGGCCGCGCACCACCGCGTCCGCACCGCCTCCAAGGCCCGGCTTGCGGGCCTGAAGGTCACGCCGCAAGGCGATCCTGACGTCCTCGGCGTCTTCCTTTACCGCCCGGCCGCCACGATCCAGCTGGGAGCGGACGCATGA
- a CDS encoding very short patch repair endonuclease yields the protein MNAALSKPDFVYDTGFGPVAVFVDGPHHDHSDIALRDEEAAERLKEIGWDVIRVRYDDDWSKKVAEYPQVFGEPRR from the coding sequence GTGAACGCGGCCCTGTCCAAGCCTGACTTCGTGTACGACACGGGGTTCGGGCCGGTCGCGGTCTTTGTCGACGGCCCGCACCACGATCACTCCGACATCGCTCTCCGCGACGAGGAGGCCGCCGAGCGGCTGAAGGAGATCGGCTGGGATGTGATCCGTGTCCGCTACGACGACGACTGGTCGAAGAAGGTCGCCGAGTACCCTCAGGTATTCGGAGAACCACGCCGTTGA
- a CDS encoding serine/threonine-protein kinase, which produces MDIGPVIAKRYRIKQEIGSGGMGVVWLAHDEHLGRDVALKTMNVAPGLTENQRARDAERFQREARAAARLDHAGIATVYDLGEEKGTRYLVMQYVTGIDLDDRIAEQERLTIAETASVGVQIASVLGSVHARDVVHRDLKGRNVIIRTDGVVKVLDFGVAAFLDPDTARLTTTGERPGSLECMAPEQVKCTQVDHRTDLYALGCLLHKMLVGEPVFEHRSELMLPGLILDQPPTPLRELRPDTPSDLEILVLQLLSKNPRDRPAHAGEVWQRLAPWLPPRGDPAAALTPWAEVDPLRPFRHPMGPDARPVRAWANTRRPGQRG; this is translated from the coding sequence ATGGACATCGGACCTGTGATCGCCAAGCGCTACCGGATCAAGCAGGAGATCGGTTCGGGAGGAATGGGCGTCGTCTGGCTCGCCCACGACGAACATCTCGGCCGTGACGTCGCGCTCAAGACGATGAACGTGGCCCCTGGCCTGACCGAGAATCAGCGCGCCCGGGACGCCGAGCGGTTCCAGCGCGAGGCCAGGGCCGCCGCCCGTCTCGACCACGCCGGCATCGCCACGGTCTACGACCTCGGTGAGGAGAAGGGCACCCGGTACCTCGTCATGCAGTACGTGACGGGTATCGACCTCGACGACCGGATCGCCGAGCAGGAACGGTTGACCATCGCGGAGACCGCGTCGGTCGGCGTACAGATTGCCTCCGTCCTCGGCTCCGTTCATGCCCGCGACGTGGTCCACCGCGACCTCAAGGGCAGGAATGTCATCATCCGCACCGACGGAGTGGTCAAGGTCCTCGACTTCGGCGTCGCCGCCTTCCTCGACCCCGACACCGCAAGACTCACCACCACCGGCGAGCGGCCGGGCAGCCTGGAGTGCATGGCACCGGAACAGGTGAAGTGCACACAGGTCGACCACCGCACCGACCTGTACGCACTCGGGTGCTTGCTACACAAGATGCTCGTCGGCGAACCCGTCTTCGAGCACCGCTCGGAGTTGATGCTCCCCGGCCTCATCCTCGACCAACCGCCAACGCCACTGCGCGAACTGCGCCCCGACACCCCCAGCGACCTGGAAATACTTGTACTCCAACTTCTCTCCAAGAACCCCCGCGACCGCCCCGCCCACGCGGGCGAGGTGTGGCAACGGCTCGCCCCCTGGTTGCCTCCGCGCGGAGACCCGGCGGCGGCACTCACCCCGTGGGCGGAGGTCGACCCGCTGCGCCCCTTCCGTCACCCGATGGGACCGGATGCGCGGCCGGTGCGCGCGTGGGCGAACACACGGCGACCCGGCCAGCGGGGATGA
- a CDS encoding DEAD/DEAH box helicase, producing MSEASGEYVDVFEVHRRLIRDYKEYTSGSVVIDDPRIDEKVSKSLADGDQWPDPYLSLNPSFAPGDSVDDLAGESGPLHPECANIFRTGKGEQGGIVRPIRFHRHQREAIEAARSNASYVLTTGTGSGKSLGYIVPIVNRVLREKESGAAPGIKAIIVYPMNALANSQVRELEKFLTAGYGKGSGPVTYARYTGQESQDEKDAVLASPPDVLLTNYVMLELMLTRPGERMNLIGRAKGLRFLVLDELHTYRGRQGADVALLVRRVREACQSPGLQCVGTSATMATGGTPASRRREVARVASTLFDTEILPERVVGETLVRATGDAIPTQAELAACVRMNNPPTEYEQLVADPLARWIETTFGLVETEDEDGSKLLVRADPVTIEDAARLLRGEAFDIEDDDPEEKWYAACAEAIRSTLQAGSHVRSSEGDRPLFAFRLHQFLSKGGSVYVSLQQESDRHITRTYQQRVPNAPEKLLLPLSFCRECGQEYLTVARERHDDGSMLFRTREDEDDEQGYLYISSANPWPEKVGDAIDQRRFPDSWLTFDDRKGAPVLTASRRKRAPQPVWVRPDGVGGDKANGGLYAAYLPAPFLFCLECGVGYEQVKERDFAKLMTLDQEGRSTATSVVSASIVRHLKSLPESELSEDARKLLTFVDNRQDASLQSGHFNDFVMVTQLRGALYRAMAAAGDKGLRWKRLGEEVVKSMGLSRHEYAANPTEVESLAEATLEALAAIAEYRLFLDLERGWRVTMPNLEQTGLLGLEYAGLDEIAGDEERWQAAAGPLRTATPAVRTHLSKILMDELRRQRAVDTPYFTEAKFAELRKESAKLNDAWAIAETESAPPPPGIAVPRAGRPGRTGRGRSELNLTGRGAFGRHVRKPSTFPEWGHGLSLDEAQDVIRDLLAVLAAGGVLTEVSQGRNEEPGYQINHTVIRWHARDDEHGAVDRLRRTYRDERGPRVNGFFKGLYQNIAATFAGLHAAEHTAQVHPELREEREDLFGKGTRLPLLYCSPTMELGVDIKSLNAVNLRNVPPTPANYSQRSGRAGRSGQPALVTTYCATGNSHDQYYFRRRWQMVAGAVAPPRLDLGNEDLLASHVHAIWLAETGLELGRSMTKLLDSDGKNPPLTVVPSVAEQIDNRDAQRRALVRARTVLAGCLDLLSSTSWWHEQWLEQTVAAAPGSFRKACGRWTTLFQRALEEREIQHDNILNRTATGRSKDQAKRRRAQAESQLALLRNEQGGERSVMSDFYPYRYFASEGFLPGYSFPRLPLAAYIPGTGRTSRGYDGDYLQRSRFIAIREFGPGALIYHEGSRYKVDRVQLPPDTAGELTTESAKVCGRCGYLSPEYLREDICHGCESTLGDARTGLLHLHTVFTHRRDRISSDEEERQRTGYQVEISYRFKKHEDGRDGSLRATARAASGRSLAELAYGDSATVRLTNLGYRRSVAKGRSASGWTR from the coding sequence GTGTCAGAAGCGAGTGGGGAATACGTGGACGTCTTCGAGGTGCACCGGCGGCTCATCCGGGACTACAAGGAGTACACCTCTGGCTCGGTGGTGATCGACGATCCGCGGATCGACGAGAAGGTGTCGAAATCGCTGGCCGACGGAGACCAGTGGCCCGACCCCTACCTCTCGCTCAATCCGAGTTTCGCGCCCGGCGACTCCGTCGACGATCTCGCGGGCGAGTCGGGGCCGCTCCACCCGGAGTGCGCGAACATCTTCCGTACAGGCAAGGGGGAGCAGGGCGGCATTGTCCGCCCCATCCGCTTCCACCGGCACCAGCGGGAAGCAATCGAGGCAGCGCGGTCGAATGCGTCGTACGTCCTGACCACCGGCACCGGCTCCGGCAAGAGCCTCGGCTACATCGTGCCCATCGTCAACCGGGTGCTGCGCGAGAAGGAGTCCGGTGCGGCCCCCGGCATCAAGGCAATCATCGTCTACCCCATGAACGCGCTGGCCAACAGCCAGGTGCGCGAGCTGGAGAAGTTCCTCACCGCCGGATACGGCAAAGGGAGCGGGCCGGTTACCTACGCCCGCTACACCGGCCAGGAGAGCCAGGACGAGAAAGATGCCGTCCTTGCCTCGCCGCCGGACGTTCTGCTCACCAACTACGTGATGCTGGAGTTGATGCTCACCCGCCCCGGGGAGCGGATGAACCTTATCGGCCGAGCCAAGGGGCTGCGCTTCCTCGTCCTCGACGAACTGCACACCTACCGTGGACGACAGGGTGCCGACGTTGCCCTGCTGGTGCGGCGGGTGCGTGAGGCGTGCCAGTCGCCCGGCCTGCAGTGCGTGGGCACCTCCGCGACCATGGCCACCGGGGGCACTCCTGCATCGCGCCGCCGTGAGGTCGCCCGCGTCGCCTCGACCCTCTTCGACACGGAGATCTTGCCGGAGCGCGTCGTCGGCGAAACCCTCGTACGGGCAACCGGCGATGCCATCCCGACGCAGGCCGAACTTGCCGCGTGCGTCAGGATGAACAACCCGCCCACAGAGTACGAGCAATTGGTCGCCGATCCCTTGGCTCGCTGGATCGAGACGACCTTCGGGCTGGTCGAGACCGAGGACGAGGACGGCAGCAAGTTGCTGGTGCGCGCCGATCCGGTCACGATCGAGGACGCCGCCCGGCTCTTGCGCGGCGAAGCGTTCGACATCGAGGACGACGACCCCGAGGAGAAGTGGTACGCCGCCTGCGCGGAGGCCATCCGGAGCACGCTCCAAGCGGGTTCGCATGTCCGCAGCTCCGAGGGCGACCGTCCACTGTTCGCCTTCCGGCTCCACCAGTTCCTGTCCAAGGGCGGCTCCGTCTACGTCTCGCTGCAGCAGGAAAGCGACCGCCACATCACCCGCACCTACCAGCAGCGCGTCCCGAACGCCCCCGAGAAGCTGCTGCTTCCGCTCTCCTTCTGCCGCGAGTGCGGGCAGGAGTACCTGACGGTGGCCCGCGAACGGCACGACGACGGCAGCATGCTGTTCCGCACCCGCGAGGACGAGGACGACGAACAGGGCTACCTCTACATCTCCTCCGCCAACCCCTGGCCCGAGAAGGTCGGGGACGCCATCGACCAGCGTCGTTTCCCCGACAGCTGGCTCACCTTCGACGACCGCAAAGGCGCACCGGTGCTCACCGCCAGCCGCCGGAAGCGGGCGCCCCAGCCGGTGTGGGTGCGCCCGGACGGCGTCGGCGGGGACAAGGCGAACGGCGGCCTGTACGCGGCCTACCTGCCAGCCCCGTTCCTCTTCTGTTTGGAGTGCGGGGTCGGCTACGAGCAGGTCAAGGAGCGGGACTTCGCCAAACTGATGACCCTCGACCAGGAGGGTCGCTCGACAGCCACCTCGGTCGTCAGTGCCTCGATCGTCCGTCATCTCAAGAGCCTTCCCGAGTCGGAACTCAGCGAGGACGCACGGAAGCTGCTCACCTTCGTCGACAACCGGCAGGACGCAAGCCTGCAGTCGGGGCATTTCAACGACTTCGTCATGGTCACCCAGCTGCGCGGCGCCCTCTATCGGGCGATGGCCGCGGCCGGTGACAAGGGGCTGCGCTGGAAGCGGCTTGGCGAGGAGGTGGTGAAGAGCATGGGGTTGTCCCGCCACGAGTACGCGGCCAATCCGACGGAGGTAGAGTCGCTGGCGGAGGCCACCCTCGAAGCGCTGGCCGCCATCGCTGAGTACCGCCTCTTCCTCGACCTGGAGCGCGGGTGGCGCGTCACGATGCCCAACCTGGAGCAGACTGGTCTACTGGGCCTTGAGTACGCGGGTCTGGATGAGATCGCCGGGGACGAAGAGCGATGGCAGGCGGCGGCGGGCCCACTGCGGACCGCCACGCCCGCCGTCCGCACTCATCTGTCCAAGATCTTGATGGACGAGCTGCGCCGCCAGCGGGCTGTGGACACCCCGTACTTCACCGAGGCCAAGTTCGCAGAGCTGCGTAAGGAGTCCGCCAAACTCAACGACGCCTGGGCGATCGCCGAAACCGAATCGGCGCCGCCACCGCCCGGCATCGCCGTCCCCCGGGCCGGGCGTCCGGGACGCACCGGCCGCGGCCGCAGTGAATTGAACCTCACCGGCCGAGGCGCCTTCGGCCGCCACGTCCGCAAGCCCTCTACCTTCCCCGAGTGGGGCCATGGTCTCTCCCTCGACGAAGCCCAGGATGTGATCCGCGACCTGCTCGCCGTCCTGGCGGCCGGGGGTGTCCTGACCGAGGTGTCGCAGGGCCGGAACGAAGAACCCGGCTACCAGATCAATCACACCGTGATCCGTTGGCACGCCCGCGACGACGAGCACGGCGCTGTGGACCGTCTGCGCCGCACCTACCGGGACGAGCGGGGTCCTCGGGTCAACGGCTTCTTCAAGGGCCTCTACCAGAACATCGCCGCCACTTTCGCCGGGCTGCACGCCGCCGAGCACACGGCGCAGGTCCACCCCGAGCTGCGCGAGGAGCGCGAGGACCTGTTCGGCAAGGGCACTCGGCTACCGCTGCTCTACTGCTCACCGACCATGGAGCTCGGTGTCGACATCAAAAGCCTCAACGCGGTCAATCTGCGCAATGTGCCGCCTACGCCGGCCAACTACTCCCAACGCTCGGGGCGCGCGGGCCGTAGCGGGCAGCCCGCGCTCGTCACCACGTACTGCGCCACCGGTAACAGCCACGACCAGTACTATTTCCGCCGACGCTGGCAGATGGTCGCAGGCGCCGTCGCGCCACCGCGCCTGGACCTGGGCAACGAGGACCTCCTCGCCTCTCACGTCCACGCGATCTGGCTGGCCGAGACCGGCCTCGAACTCGGCCGCTCCATGACCAAGCTGCTCGACTCCGACGGTAAGAACCCCCCGCTCACGGTGGTGCCGTCGGTGGCGGAGCAGATCGACAACCGGGACGCCCAGCGGCGCGCGCTGGTCCGGGCCCGTACTGTCCTGGCAGGGTGCCTTGATCTGCTCAGCTCCACCTCCTGGTGGCACGAGCAGTGGTTGGAGCAGACCGTCGCGGCCGCGCCGGGCAGCTTCCGCAAGGCATGCGGGCGTTGGACGACGCTCTTCCAGCGGGCCCTGGAGGAGCGGGAGATCCAGCACGACAACATCCTCAACCGCACCGCCACCGGCCGCTCAAAAGACCAGGCCAAGCGACGCCGCGCTCAAGCCGAGAGCCAGCTCGCCCTGCTCCGCAACGAGCAGGGCGGCGAGCGCAGCGTGATGTCTGACTTCTATCCCTACCGCTACTTCGCCTCCGAGGGCTTCCTGCCCGGCTACTCCTTCCCCCGCCTGCCGCTCGCCGCGTATATCCCGGGCACCGGCCGCACCAGCCGCGGCTACGACGGTGACTATCTGCAGCGGTCCCGGTTCATCGCGATCCGTGAGTTCGGCCCCGGCGCGCTGATCTACCACGAGGGGAGCCGCTACAAGGTGGACCGTGTACAGCTGCCGCCGGACACCGCCGGCGAGCTGACCACCGAGAGCGCCAAGGTCTGCGGGCGCTGTGGTTATCTGTCCCCGGAGTACCTCCGGGAGGACATCTGTCACGGCTGCGAGAGCACCCTCGGTGACGCGCGGACCGGACTGCTGCACCTGCACACCGTCTTCACGCACCGCCGCGACCGGATCTCCTCCGACGAGGAGGAGCGCCAGCGCACCGGCTACCAGGTGGAGATCTCCTACCGCTTCAAGAAGCACGAGGACGGTCGGGATGGCTCGCTGCGGGCCACGGCGCGGGCCGCCTCCGGCCGGAGCCTCGCGGAGCTCGCGTACGGAGACAGCGCCACCGTGCGGCTCACCAACCTGGGCTACCGCCGGTCCGTCGCCAAGGGGAGATCGGCTTCTGGATGGACCCGGTGA
- a CDS encoding DUF1998 domain-containing protein: MDPVTGQWLAGPTSKPGGAGPGRETPEEQEGLADAEKVNRKVPVIPYVEDTRNILVVKLAEPVERDTAVTLQYALERGIEAEFQLEDSELDTEELPPYEGPRERLLFVESAEGGAGVLRRLQAEPEALARAARKALEIAHFDQLGRDRGAEKQNGDPCEKGCYDCLLSFGNQRHHRAIDRNLVAELLQAFAGGSVGESTPA, encoded by the coding sequence ATGGACCCGGTGACCGGGCAGTGGCTCGCGGGTCCCACCTCCAAGCCGGGCGGGGCGGGACCCGGCCGGGAGACGCCCGAGGAACAGGAGGGCCTCGCGGACGCCGAGAAGGTGAACCGTAAGGTCCCCGTGATCCCGTATGTGGAGGACACCCGGAACATCCTTGTTGTCAAGCTGGCCGAGCCGGTGGAGCGGGACACCGCCGTCACCCTCCAGTACGCCCTGGAGCGGGGCATCGAGGCGGAGTTCCAGCTGGAGGACTCCGAGCTCGACACCGAGGAGCTGCCGCCCTACGAGGGGCCGCGTGAACGGCTGTTGTTCGTCGAGAGCGCCGAGGGCGGTGCGGGGGTGCTGCGGCGCCTCCAGGCCGAGCCGGAGGCACTGGCCCGCGCCGCGCGCAAGGCCCTGGAGATCGCCCACTTTGACCAGTTGGGACGCGACCGGGGCGCGGAGAAGCAGAATGGCGACCCGTGCGAGAAGGGCTGCTACGACTGTCTGCTCTCCTTCGGCAACCAGCGCCATCACCGTGCGATCGACCGCAACTTGGTGGCCGAGCTGTTGCAGGCCTTCGCGGGTGGATCGGTCGGCGAGAGCACCCCGGCCTGA
- a CDS encoding DUF6177 family protein, whose protein sequence is MTKDVIALTPTMPDVPTLLAGLYAGGPDIRVRTAADGAVVQLCTPDGNTLVSIEAPILIHTPGEPARLLGTATTTPDTPVWWTEARATTAIPEAGQLAGSFAGRLTTVLGGTTWPPEAATTEVIPLTTDNTATPVNAHPAIDVLTDKTAVVLQDRPVIPMTSWLSDALRTAITSDRALHIVTPNTARLTLPTRNALGGHPHRWVVQDPQDGYYDGLSGAVLRWQNGTFTPARTTSGTTPVAPAFTNTTDTGDRQLILALRTRHPADDQLILGRALETTWHHLTGTPPAGWSTAEPVNLPWSTRQLTDLARRRAPQPTSLIAIGHPNRPALATIRIARTTAGVEEDFTLTLGYGKHEPPPLEAIPSLAEALTTANHGLTSMLTSLRHAPRDLTIPPHITPPPNPVALTLGPDTVHDIGTHHAQHPPLNLAPTQLGPTSRPALHYPLGDGTTDQTWTTLKHLTQHLRTGT, encoded by the coding sequence GTGACCAAGGACGTCATCGCCCTCACCCCGACCATGCCCGACGTACCCACCCTGCTGGCCGGGCTCTACGCGGGAGGCCCCGACATCCGCGTACGAACCGCCGCCGACGGCGCCGTCGTCCAACTCTGCACCCCGGACGGAAACACACTCGTCTCCATCGAAGCCCCCATCCTCATCCACACCCCCGGCGAACCAGCCCGCCTCCTCGGCACCGCAACCACTACCCCGGACACCCCCGTCTGGTGGACCGAAGCACGCGCCACCACCGCCATACCTGAGGCAGGACAACTCGCAGGCTCCTTCGCCGGACGCCTCACCACCGTCCTGGGCGGCACCACCTGGCCACCGGAAGCGGCAACCACCGAGGTCATCCCCCTCACCACCGACAACACAGCAACCCCAGTAAACGCACACCCAGCCATAGACGTCCTCACTGACAAGACGGCGGTCGTCCTCCAGGACCGTCCCGTCATCCCCATGACCAGCTGGCTCTCCGACGCCCTGCGCACCGCCATCACCAGCGACCGAGCCCTGCACATTGTCACCCCCAACACCGCCCGCCTCACCCTCCCCACCCGCAACGCCCTGGGCGGACACCCCCACCGCTGGGTCGTCCAAGACCCACAAGACGGCTACTACGACGGCCTCTCCGGCGCCGTGCTGCGCTGGCAAAACGGCACCTTCACCCCCGCCCGCACCACATCCGGCACCACACCCGTCGCACCAGCCTTCACCAACACCACCGACACCGGCGACCGCCAACTCATCCTCGCCCTCCGCACCCGCCACCCCGCCGACGACCAACTCATCCTCGGCCGCGCTCTCGAAACCACCTGGCACCACCTCACCGGCACCCCACCCGCCGGATGGAGCACCGCAGAACCCGTCAACCTGCCCTGGTCCACCCGCCAACTAACCGACCTCGCCCGCAGGCGCGCACCCCAACCCACCTCACTGATCGCCATCGGCCACCCCAACCGCCCCGCACTCGCTACCATCCGCATCGCCCGCACCACCGCCGGAGTCGAAGAAGACTTCACCCTCACCCTCGGCTACGGCAAACACGAGCCCCCACCACTGGAAGCGATCCCCAGCCTCGCCGAGGCCCTCACCACCGCGAACCACGGCCTGACCTCGATGCTCACCTCACTGCGTCACGCCCCACGCGACCTCACCATCCCCCCACACATCACGCCGCCCCCCAACCCCGTCGCCCTCACCCTCGGCCCCGATACCGTCCACGACATCGGCACCCACCACGCCCAGCACCCACCCCTCAACCTCGCCCCCACCCAACTCGGCCCCACCTCCCGCCCCGCCCTCCACTACCCCCTCGGCGACGGCACCACCGACCAGACCTGGACCACCCTCAAACACCTCACCCAACACCTGCGCACGGGAACCTGA